CGGACAACGTGAATGCGCCTTCGTAAATCGCGCGGCCCACGATCACGCCCTCGATCACGCCGGGTTCAAGCGCAGCGAGTGCTCGGATGTCGTCAAGGGTCGAGACGCCGCCGCTCGCCACTACCGGGAAACCGGCGGTGCGCGCGATTCCGACATACGCCGGGGCGTTGATGCCGGATTGCATGCCGTCGCGCGAGATGTCGGTGTAGACCAGATGCGCCACGCCAAGGTCGCGCAGTTCGCCGACAAGTTCGCTCGCCCGCGTAGCCGTGCCCTCGCGCCAGCCTTCGACCGCCACGAACCCGTCGCGCGCGTCGATGCCAGCCATGACCGCGTCGCCGAAGCGACTGACGGCCTCGCGCACGAACGCCGGGTCCGTCGCCAGCTTCGTGCCCAGCACGCAGCGCCCG
This portion of the Coriobacteriia bacterium genome encodes:
- the hisA gene encoding 1-(5-phosphoribosyl)-5-[(5-phosphoribosylamino)methylideneamino]imidazole-4-carboxamide isomerase yields the protein MIVFPAIDILGGRAVRLAQGDYDRVTVYNEDPVAAARQFVADGAEWIHVVDLDGARDGVPANIAVVERIVAETGARVEVGGGIRSLDTLARLVVAGAGRCVLGTKLATDPAFVREAVSRFGDAVMAGIDARDGFVAVEGWREGTATRASELVGELRDLGVAHLVYTDISRDGMQSGINAPAYVGIARTAGFPVVASGGVSTLDDIRALAALEPGVIEGVIVGRAIYEGAFTLSDAFAIAVASC